A stretch of Caenibius tardaugens NBRC 16725 DNA encodes these proteins:
- a CDS encoding DUF4136 domain-containing protein, with amino-acid sequence MSIASKAIAIVLATATLGGCVAPVGPVEVTRFHDAALLDRAGRGTIAVEAAPGMDANALELRSYQAAVARQLTTLGYRETGSANSAQVALVRVERKAFRPGRDGSPVSVGVGGGTGSYGSGVGMGIGIDLSGPPAEQVTTELAVQIRDRASGKTAWEGRAHFTVKASSPLADTQLGAAKMAEALFAGFPGNSGETVDVK; translated from the coding sequence ATGAGCATTGCGTCGAAGGCCATCGCGATCGTGCTGGCTACTGCCACGCTGGGCGGCTGCGTCGCCCCCGTTGGCCCTGTCGAAGTGACGCGGTTCCATGATGCGGCGCTGCTCGATCGGGCGGGGCGGGGCACCATCGCAGTCGAAGCCGCACCGGGCATGGATGCCAATGCGCTGGAACTGCGCAGCTATCAGGCCGCCGTTGCGCGCCAGTTGACCACGCTCGGCTATCGCGAAACCGGTTCCGCAAACAGCGCGCAGGTCGCGCTGGTCCGGGTCGAACGCAAGGCTTTCCGTCCGGGCCGCGATGGCAGCCCGGTCAGCGTGGGTGTGGGCGGCGGCACCGGCAGTTACGGTTCGGGTGTTGGGATGGGTATCGGCATCGATCTGTCGGGCCCGCCAGCCGAACAGGTGACGACGGAACTCGCCGTCCAGATTCGCGATCGCGCCAGCGGCAAGACCGCATGGGAAGGCAGGGCCCATTTCACGGTGAAGGCATCGTCGCCGCTGGCCGACACCCAGCTTGGCGCCGCAAAAATGGCGGAGGCGCTGTTTGCCGGGTTCCCGGGCAATTCCGGTGAAACGGTGGATGTGAAATGA